The following coding sequences lie in one Cronobacter universalis NCTC 9529 genomic window:
- the cysM gene encoding cysteine synthase CysM, with protein MNTLEHTIGNTPLVKLQRLAPDNGSEIWVKLEGNNPAGSVKDRAALAMIARAEARGDIKPGDTLIEATSGNTGIALAMIAAVKGYRMTLLMPDNMSMERKAAMQAYGAKLVLVSREQGMEGARDLAAEMAKRGEGIILDQFNNPDNPWAHYTTTGPEIWRQTDGRLTHFVSSMGTTGTITGVSRFLREQTKPVTVVGLQPEEGSSIPGIRRWPAEYLPGIFDASLVDEVLDIHHRDAENTMRDLARKEGIFCGVSSGGAVCGALRVARANPGAVVVAIICDRGDRYLSTGIFSEENSYSQGAGI; from the coding sequence GTGAATACACTCGAACACACCATCGGCAACACACCGCTGGTAAAGCTCCAGCGCCTGGCGCCGGACAACGGCAGCGAAATCTGGGTCAAACTCGAAGGCAATAACCCGGCGGGCTCCGTCAAGGACAGGGCGGCGCTGGCGATGATTGCCCGCGCCGAGGCGCGTGGCGACATCAAACCTGGCGACACGCTGATTGAAGCCACCAGCGGCAATACCGGCATTGCGCTGGCGATGATCGCCGCCGTTAAAGGGTATCGCATGACGCTGCTGATGCCCGATAACATGAGCATGGAGCGCAAGGCGGCGATGCAGGCGTATGGCGCGAAGCTGGTGCTGGTGAGCCGCGAGCAGGGCATGGAAGGCGCTCGCGATCTCGCCGCAGAGATGGCGAAGCGTGGCGAAGGCATTATTCTCGATCAGTTCAACAACCCGGATAATCCCTGGGCGCACTACACGACCACCGGCCCTGAGATCTGGCGCCAGACTGACGGGCGGCTTACCCATTTCGTCTCCAGCATGGGCACGACCGGCACGATCACCGGCGTCAGCCGCTTTTTGCGCGAGCAGACAAAACCGGTGACCGTGGTCGGGCTACAGCCGGAAGAGGGCAGCAGTATTCCGGGCATCCGCCGCTGGCCTGCAGAATATCTGCCGGGAATTTTTGACGCGTCGCTGGTGGACGAGGTGCTGGATATTCATCACCGTGATGCGGAAAACACGATGCGTGACCTGGCGCGCAAAGAAGGTATTTTCTGCGGCGTCAGTTCCGGCGGCGCGGTATGCGGCGCGCTGCGCGTGGCGCGCGCGAATCCGGGCGCTGTCGTGGTGGCGATTATCTGCGACAGGGGCGACCGTTATCTCTCTACAGGCATCTTTAGCGAAGAGAACAGCTACAGCCAGGGCGCGGGCATCTAA
- the cysA gene encoding sulfate/thiosulfate ABC transporter ATP-binding protein CysA, protein MSIEIANIKKSFGRTQVLNDISLDIPSGQMVALLGPSGSGKTTLLRIIAGLEHQTSGQIRFHGTDVSRLHARERKVGFVFQHYALFRHMTVFDNIAFGLTVLPRRERPNAAAIKQKVTQLLEMVQLAHLADRYPAQLSGGQKQRVALARALAVEPQILLLDEPFGALDAQVRKELRRWLRQLHEELKFTSVFVTHDQEEAMEVADRVVVMSQGDIEQADAPEQVWREPATRFVLEFLGEVNRLKGTVRGGQFHVGAHRWPLGFTPAYQGPVDLFLRPWEVDVSRRTSLDSPLPVHVLEVSPKGHYMQLVVQPQGWYDEPLSVVLREDYVPQRGERLFVGLQHARIYHGNERIETRENIALAKSA, encoded by the coding sequence ATGAGCATTGAGATTGCCAATATTAAGAAATCTTTTGGTCGCACCCAGGTGCTGAATGATATCTCTCTGGATATCCCTTCCGGCCAGATGGTGGCGCTGTTGGGGCCGTCCGGCTCCGGGAAAACCACGCTGCTGCGCATTATCGCCGGGCTTGAACACCAGACCAGCGGGCAGATCCGCTTTCACGGTACGGACGTCAGCCGTCTGCACGCGCGCGAGCGTAAAGTGGGCTTTGTGTTCCAGCACTACGCGCTGTTCCGCCATATGACAGTGTTCGACAACATCGCGTTCGGCCTGACCGTTCTGCCGCGTCGCGAGCGTCCGAACGCGGCCGCAATTAAACAAAAGGTGACGCAACTTTTAGAGATGGTACAACTGGCGCATCTGGCTGACCGCTACCCGGCGCAGCTTTCAGGCGGCCAGAAACAGCGCGTGGCGCTGGCGCGTGCGCTCGCGGTTGAACCGCAAATTCTGCTGCTGGATGAACCCTTCGGCGCGCTCGACGCCCAGGTGCGTAAAGAGCTCAGACGCTGGCTGCGTCAACTGCATGAAGAGCTGAAATTCACCAGCGTCTTCGTGACCCACGACCAGGAAGAGGCGATGGAAGTGGCCGACCGCGTGGTGGTGATGAGCCAGGGCGATATCGAACAGGCCGACGCGCCGGAGCAGGTGTGGCGTGAGCCGGCGACCCGCTTCGTGCTGGAGTTTTTAGGCGAAGTGAATCGCCTCAAAGGCACCGTGCGCGGCGGACAGTTCCACGTCGGCGCGCATCGCTGGCCGCTTGGCTTTACGCCTGCCTATCAGGGGCCGGTGGATCTTTTCTTACGCCCCTGGGAAGTGGACGTGAGCCGCCGCACGAGTCTTGATTCGCCGCTGCCGGTGCATGTGCTGGAAGTGAGCCCGAAAGGCCACTATATGCAACTGGTGGTGCAGCCGCAGGGCTGGTATGACGAACCGCTCAGCGTGGTGCTGCGTGAGGATTACGTACCGCAGCGCGGGGAAAGGCTGTTTGTCGGCCTGCAGCATGCACGCATTTACCACGGTAATGAGCGTATCGAGACGCGCGAGAATATTGCTCTGGCGAAGTCTGCCTGA
- the cysW gene encoding sulfate/thiosulfate ABC transporter permease CysW: MTMMTQARAEARINWGKWLLIGIGMLLSAFILVVPMIYIFAKAFSDGLMPVLENIANPDMLHAIWLTVLIALITVPVNLVFGTLLAWLVTRFNFPGRQLLLTLLDIPFAVSPVVAGLVYLLFYGSNGPLGGWLDAHDMQIMFAWPGMALVTIFVTCPFVVRELVPVMLSQGSHEDEAAILLGASGWQMFRRVTLPNIRWALLYGVVLTNARAIGEFGAVSVVSGSIRGETLSLPLQIELLEQDYNTVGAFTAAALLTLMAILTLFLKSALQWRLHNQEKRVQQEGNHEH, from the coding sequence ATGACGATGATGACGCAGGCGCGCGCAGAGGCGCGCATAAACTGGGGTAAATGGCTGCTTATCGGCATCGGGATGCTGCTGTCGGCATTTATTCTCGTGGTGCCGATGATTTACATCTTCGCCAAAGCCTTTTCCGACGGCCTGATGCCGGTGCTGGAGAATATCGCTAACCCGGATATGCTGCACGCCATCTGGTTGACGGTGCTGATCGCGCTGATTACCGTGCCGGTGAATCTGGTGTTCGGCACGCTGCTGGCCTGGCTGGTGACGCGCTTTAACTTCCCTGGCCGTCAGTTGCTGCTGACGCTGCTGGACATTCCTTTTGCCGTCTCGCCCGTGGTGGCGGGGCTGGTCTATCTGCTGTTTTACGGCTCCAACGGCCCGCTTGGCGGCTGGCTGGACGCGCATGATATGCAGATTATGTTCGCCTGGCCCGGCATGGCGCTGGTAACGATATTTGTGACCTGTCCGTTCGTCGTGCGCGAACTGGTGCCGGTGATGTTAAGCCAGGGCAGCCATGAGGATGAGGCGGCGATTTTGCTTGGCGCTTCGGGCTGGCAGATGTTCCGCCGCGTGACGCTGCCGAATATTCGCTGGGCGCTGCTCTACGGCGTGGTGCTGACCAACGCCCGCGCCATCGGCGAATTCGGCGCGGTGTCGGTGGTCTCCGGCTCTATCCGCGGCGAGACGCTCTCGCTGCCGTTACAGATTGAGCTGCTGGAGCAGGACTACAACACCGTCGGCGCATTTACCGCCGCCGCGCTGCTGACGCTGATGGCGATTCTGACCCTGTTTTTAAAGAGTGCGTTGCAATGGCGCCTGCATAACCAGGAAAAACGCGTGCAACAGGAGGGAAATCATGAGCATTGA
- the cysT gene encoding sulfate/thiosulfate ABC transporter permease CysT, whose protein sequence is MFAVSKRVLPGFTLSLGTSLLFVCLVLLLPLSALVMQVSQMSWAQYWEVISSPQVVAAYKVTLLSAAVASIFNGAFGLLMAWILTRYRFPGRTLLDALMDLPFALPTAVAGLTLASLFSVNGFYGEWLAKFDIKVTYTWIGIAVAMAFTSIPFVVRTVQPVLEELGPEYEEAAETLGATRLQSFRKVVLPELSPALLAGVALSFTRSLGEFGAVIFIAGNIAWKTEVTSLMIFVRLQEFDYPAASAIASVILAASLLLLFAINTLQSRFGRRVVGH, encoded by the coding sequence ATGTTTGCTGTGTCTAAACGCGTGCTGCCGGGGTTTACCTTAAGCCTTGGCACCAGTTTGTTGTTTGTCTGTCTTGTCCTGCTGCTGCCGCTGAGCGCGCTGGTGATGCAGGTGTCCCAGATGAGCTGGGCGCAGTACTGGGAGGTGATTTCCAGCCCGCAGGTCGTGGCGGCATATAAAGTCACGCTGCTCTCGGCGGCCGTGGCCTCAATTTTTAACGGCGCGTTCGGCCTGCTGATGGCCTGGATTTTAACCCGCTACCGTTTTCCGGGCCGCACGCTGCTCGACGCGCTGATGGATCTGCCATTCGCGCTGCCGACCGCCGTGGCTGGCCTGACGCTCGCCTCGCTGTTCTCAGTGAACGGCTTCTACGGCGAGTGGCTGGCGAAGTTTGATATCAAAGTGACCTATACCTGGATTGGCATCGCGGTGGCGATGGCGTTTACCAGCATTCCTTTTGTGGTGCGTACCGTTCAGCCGGTGCTCGAAGAGCTGGGCCCGGAGTACGAAGAGGCGGCGGAAACGTTAGGCGCCACGCGTCTGCAAAGCTTTCGCAAAGTGGTGCTGCCGGAGCTTTCACCCGCGCTGCTGGCGGGCGTGGCGCTCTCGTTTACCCGCAGCCTTGGTGAGTTTGGCGCGGTGATTTTTATCGCGGGCAATATCGCCTGGAAAACCGAAGTGACCTCGCTGATGATTTTTGTACGTTTGCAGGAGTTCGACTACCCGGCCGCGAGCGCTATCGCCTCGGTTATCCTGGCCGCGTCGCTGCTGCTCTTGTTTGCGATTAACACGCTGCAAAGCCGGTTTGGACGCAGGGTGGTGGGACACTGA
- a CDS encoding sulfate ABC transporter substrate-binding protein: MAVKSVKKAWGALAISLLMAGSAQATELLNSSYDVSRELFAALNPPFEQQWAKDNNGDKLTIKQSHAGSSKQALAILQGLKADVVTYNQVTDVQILHDKGNLIPADWQARLPNNSSPFYSTMAFLVRKGNPKNIHDWSDLVRPDVKLIFPNPKTSGNARYTYLAAWGAADKADGGDKAKTQQFMTQFLKNVEVFDTGGRGATTTFVDRGLGDVLISFESEVNNIRNQYAKDGYEVVVPKVNILAEFPVAWVDKNVKANGTEKAAKAYLNWLYSPQAQQIITSYYYRVNNPQVMASLKDKFPQTELFRVEDAFGKWPDVMKTHFSSGGEFDKLVAAGRK, encoded by the coding sequence ATGGCCGTGAAATCAGTGAAAAAAGCATGGGGCGCGCTGGCGATTTCTCTGCTGATGGCAGGTTCCGCGCAGGCGACTGAACTGCTTAACAGCTCTTATGATGTTTCGCGCGAGCTGTTCGCTGCCCTGAACCCGCCATTCGAACAGCAGTGGGCGAAGGATAACAACGGCGATAAGCTGACGATCAAACAGTCTCACGCAGGCTCCTCAAAGCAGGCGCTCGCGATTTTACAGGGCTTAAAAGCAGACGTTGTAACTTATAACCAGGTGACCGACGTTCAGATCCTGCATGACAAAGGCAATCTGATCCCGGCCGACTGGCAGGCGCGTCTGCCGAACAATAGCTCGCCGTTCTACTCCACCATGGCGTTCCTGGTCCGTAAAGGGAACCCGAAAAACATTCACGACTGGAGCGATCTGGTGCGCCCGGACGTGAAGCTGATTTTCCCGAACCCGAAAACCTCCGGCAACGCGCGCTATACCTACCTGGCGGCCTGGGGCGCGGCGGATAAAGCCGACGGCGGCGATAAAGCCAAAACCCAGCAGTTTATGACCCAGTTCCTGAAAAACGTTGAGGTGTTCGACACCGGCGGTCGCGGGGCGACCACCACGTTTGTGGATCGCGGGCTCGGCGACGTGCTGATTAGTTTTGAATCGGAAGTGAATAACATCCGTAACCAGTACGCCAAAGACGGCTACGAAGTGGTCGTGCCGAAGGTGAATATCCTGGCGGAATTCCCGGTGGCGTGGGTGGATAAAAACGTGAAGGCCAACGGCACGGAAAAAGCGGCCAAAGCCTACCTCAACTGGCTCTACAGCCCACAGGCTCAGCAGATTATCACCAGCTATTACTACCGCGTGAATAACCCGCAGGTGATGGCATCGCTGAAAGACAAATTCCCGCAAACCGAGCTGTTCCGCGTGGAAGACGCTTTCGGCAAATGGCCGGACGTGATGAAAACCCATTTCTCCAGCGGCGGTGAGTTTGACAAGCTGGTGGCGGCGGGGCGTAAGTGA
- a CDS encoding Dyp-type peroxidase has protein sequence MSVVQSGILPEHCRAAIWLEASVDESQRESLRAASKIFADKVATFQAQFPEANLGVVVAFGHTLWRALTKDDSAAELKDFAPLGKGLAPATQHDVLIHILSLRHDVNFSVAQAALEAFGDALNIEEETHGFRWVEDRDLSGFVDGTENPAGEETRREVAVIQDGIDAGGSYVFVQRWEHNLKQLNRMSVPDQEMMIGRTKAANEEIDGDARPVTSHLSRVDLKEDGKGLKIVRQSLPYGTVSGAHGLYFCAYCARLYNIEQQLLSMFGDTDGKRDAMLRFTRPVTGGYYFAPSLTRLLSL, from the coding sequence ATGTCTGTGGTTCAAAGCGGCATTTTGCCGGAGCATTGTCGCGCGGCTATCTGGCTTGAGGCGAGCGTTGATGAAAGCCAGCGCGAGTCGCTGCGCGCGGCGAGCAAAATTTTCGCCGATAAAGTAGCGACCTTTCAGGCGCAGTTTCCCGAGGCGAATCTCGGCGTCGTCGTGGCGTTCGGCCACACCCTTTGGCGGGCGCTGACGAAAGATGACAGCGCGGCGGAGCTGAAAGACTTTGCGCCGCTCGGTAAAGGGCTTGCGCCCGCGACCCAGCACGACGTGTTGATCCACATTCTCTCGCTGCGCCACGATGTCAATTTCTCGGTCGCCCAGGCGGCGCTGGAAGCGTTCGGCGACGCGCTGAACATCGAAGAAGAAACCCACGGTTTTCGCTGGGTGGAAGATCGCGATCTGAGCGGCTTTGTCGACGGCACTGAAAACCCGGCGGGCGAAGAGACGCGTCGCGAGGTGGCGGTGATTCAGGATGGCATCGACGCGGGCGGCAGCTACGTATTCGTCCAGCGCTGGGAGCATAACTTAAAACAGCTCAACCGTATGAGCGTGCCGGATCAGGAGATGATGATTGGGCGCACCAAAGCCGCTAACGAAGAGATTGACGGCGACGCGCGTCCTGTTACGTCACATCTTTCTCGCGTTGATCTGAAAGAGGACGGCAAAGGCCTGAAGATTGTGCGCCAGAGCCTGCCTTACGGCACCGTCAGCGGCGCGCATGGCCTCTACTTCTGCGCCTACTGCGCGCGTCTTTATAACATTGAGCAGCAACTGCTGAGCATGTTTGGCGACACCGACGGCAAGCGCGACGCTATGCTGCGCTTCACCCGTCCGGTGACCGGCGGCTACTATTTCGCCCCGTCGCTGACCCGTCTGCTGAGCCTCTGA
- a CDS encoding RpoE-regulated lipoprotein, whose translation MKKLPLLLCGTSLLLGGCSTLSDVNWSKAAPWHWFDGWGSSLEVTEKGVGDITADTPLQEAAISEALGDDYRLRSGMRASGGTIVRYFEAMKENQLALVIDGENGTVSRIDVLDKAIPTDNGVEIGTPFGDLYKKAQGACQKASAPDDAGVECKAPGSEHVSYVFSGDWRGPQELVPPDDALKGWTLKKIIWRR comes from the coding sequence ATGAAGAAATTGCCTCTGCTGCTGTGTGGAACGTCGCTGCTACTGGGCGGGTGCTCGACGCTCTCTGACGTTAACTGGTCAAAGGCGGCGCCGTGGCACTGGTTTGACGGGTGGGGATCGTCGCTGGAAGTGACGGAAAAGGGCGTCGGCGATATCACTGCCGATACGCCGCTCCAGGAAGCGGCGATAAGCGAGGCCCTGGGCGACGACTATCGCCTGCGCAGCGGGATGCGCGCCAGCGGCGGCACCATTGTGCGCTATTTCGAAGCGATGAAAGAGAACCAGCTGGCGCTGGTCATTGACGGCGAAAACGGCACGGTGAGCCGCATCGACGTGCTGGATAAAGCGATACCCACCGACAACGGCGTAGAGATCGGCACCCCGTTTGGCGATCTCTATAAAAAAGCCCAGGGCGCCTGTCAGAAAGCCAGCGCGCCGGATGACGCGGGCGTGGAATGTAAGGCGCCCGGCAGCGAGCACGTCAGCTATGTGTTCAGCGGCGACTGGCGCGGCCCGCAGGAGCTGGTGCCGCCGGATGACGCTCTCAAAGGCTGGACGCTGAAAAAGATTATCTGGCGCCGCTGA
- a CDS encoding DUF2919 domain-containing protein produces MFLPSDYDNRGWLKLPVLFWAVLLLQARTWALFVLAGASRGQGEALLGLFYPDRQSFWLGLAAGMPAMLTFLLSGRRHDYPRLWRNARYVLMLTQAVMLLSQALLLWRDTPGGIALALLALDAWALWLLASHRRLRACFETPQP; encoded by the coding sequence ATGTTTTTACCTTCCGATTATGATAACCGCGGCTGGCTGAAGCTCCCGGTGCTGTTCTGGGCGGTGCTGTTATTGCAGGCGCGCACCTGGGCGCTGTTTGTGCTGGCGGGCGCGTCGCGCGGGCAGGGCGAGGCATTGCTGGGTCTTTTTTACCCCGACCGTCAGAGCTTCTGGCTGGGCCTTGCGGCAGGCATGCCCGCGATGCTGACGTTTTTATTAAGCGGGCGGCGGCATGACTATCCGCGCCTGTGGCGCAACGCGCGTTACGTGTTGATGCTGACGCAGGCCGTGATGCTGCTATCGCAGGCGCTGCTGCTCTGGCGCGATACGCCGGGCGGCATCGCCCTGGCCCTGCTGGCGCTGGACGCCTGGGCGCTGTGGCTGCTGGCCTCGCATCGTCGCCTGCGCGCCTGTTTTGAAACGCCGCAGCCCTGA
- a CDS encoding YgiW/YdeI family stress tolerance OB fold protein gives MKKQLIALCIAASALSATPVMAQKGGFSGPDSSASATATSKGGFQGPDAASTTVSEAKNLRDDAWVVLEGNIVRKMGKELYEFRDASGTVNVDIDDHVWNGVTITPKDKVRIEGEVDKDWNSVEIDVKKINKG, from the coding sequence ATGAAAAAACAGCTTATTGCTCTGTGTATCGCCGCTTCAGCACTGTCCGCAACGCCTGTTATGGCGCAGAAAGGCGGTTTCTCAGGCCCGGATAGCAGCGCCAGCGCGACAGCCACCAGTAAAGGCGGTTTCCAGGGGCCGGACGCCGCAAGCACAACCGTCAGCGAAGCGAAGAACCTGCGCGACGACGCGTGGGTGGTGCTGGAAGGCAACATCGTGCGCAAGATGGGCAAAGAGCTTTATGAGTTCCGCGACGCCAGCGGCACCGTCAACGTAGACATCGACGACCACGTCTGGAACGGCGTGACCATCACGCCGAAAGACAAAGTGCGCATCGAAGGTGAAGTGGATAAAGACTGGAATTCCGTCGAAATCGACGTGAAGAAAATCAACAAAGGCTAA
- a CDS encoding GNAT family acetyltransferase, with protein sequence MEIRVFRQADFEEVITLWERCDLLRSWNDPEMDIERKLNHDPDLFLVAEVSGEIVGSIMGGYDGHRGSAYYLGVHPEFRGRGIANALLNRLEKKLIARGCPKINIQIREENDVVLGMYERLGYEHQDVISLGKRLIEDQEY encoded by the coding sequence ATGGAGATACGCGTTTTTCGCCAGGCCGACTTTGAAGAAGTCATCACCCTGTGGGAGCGCTGCGATCTGCTGCGTTCGTGGAACGATCCTGAAATGGATATCGAACGTAAACTTAACCATGACCCCGATCTTTTCCTGGTGGCGGAAGTGAGCGGCGAAATCGTCGGCTCCATCATGGGCGGCTATGACGGCCATCGCGGTTCAGCGTATTACCTGGGCGTTCACCCGGAGTTTCGCGGGCGCGGCATTGCGAACGCGCTCTTAAACCGGCTGGAGAAAAAGCTCATCGCGCGCGGCTGCCCGAAAATCAATATCCAGATCCGCGAAGAAAACGACGTCGTGCTCGGCATGTACGAGCGGCTGGGCTATGAACATCAGGATGTAATTAGCCTTGGCAAACGGCTTATCGAGGATCAGGAGTACTGA
- the amiA gene encoding N-acetylmuramoyl-L-alanine amidase AmiA codes for MSTFKPLKKLTSRRQLLRTGLAALALTGLNQALAKEESPALSTRNSHSKPKAKKAGARRLVMLDPGHGGIDTGAIGHNGSKEKHVVLAIAKNVRAILRAHGIDAKLTRSNDTFIPLYDRVEIAHKHGADLFMSIHADGFTSPSAAGASVFALSNRGASSAMAKYLSERENAADDVAGSKVKNKDHYLQQVLFDLVQTDTIKNSLTLGSHILRQIKPVHRLHSRNTEQAAFVVLKSPSIPSVLVETSFITNPQEEKLLGTAAFRQKIATAIANGVISYFNWFDNHKAHSKRG; via the coding sequence ATGAGCACTTTCAAACCCTTAAAAAAACTCACCTCGCGACGTCAGCTGCTGCGTACCGGCCTTGCCGCGCTGGCGCTGACCGGTCTTAATCAGGCGCTGGCGAAAGAAGAGAGCCCGGCGCTCAGCACGCGTAACAGCCACAGCAAACCAAAGGCGAAAAAAGCGGGCGCGCGCCGCCTGGTGATGCTAGATCCGGGCCACGGCGGCATCGATACCGGCGCTATCGGCCATAACGGCTCGAAAGAAAAACACGTCGTGCTCGCCATCGCGAAAAACGTGCGCGCCATTCTGCGCGCCCACGGCATCGACGCCAAACTGACGCGCAGCAACGACACCTTCATCCCGCTCTACGATCGCGTTGAAATCGCGCACAAGCACGGCGCGGATCTGTTTATGTCGATTCACGCCGACGGCTTTACCAGCCCCAGCGCCGCGGGCGCGTCGGTCTTCGCGCTCTCCAACCGCGGCGCCAGTAGCGCCATGGCGAAATATCTCTCCGAGCGCGAGAACGCCGCCGACGATGTGGCGGGCAGCAAGGTCAAAAATAAAGATCACTATCTGCAACAGGTGCTGTTCGATCTGGTGCAGACCGACACCATTAAAAATAGCCTGACGCTCGGCTCGCATATCCTGCGCCAGATTAAACCGGTTCACCGTCTGCACAGCCGTAACACGGAACAGGCGGCGTTCGTGGTGTTGAAATCGCCGTCGATCCCGTCCGTGCTGGTGGAAACCTCGTTTATCACCAACCCGCAGGAAGAAAAGCTGCTGGGCACGGCCGCTTTCCGCCAGAAGATAGCGACCGCCATCGCCAACGGGGTCATCAGCTATTTCAACTGGTTTGATAACCACAAAGCCCACTCGAAACGAGGCTAA
- the hemF gene encoding oxygen-dependent coproporphyrinogen oxidase, with the protein MAPDIQRVKAFLLDLQDRICQQLAAVDGDHFVEDAWQREGGGGGRSRVLRDGVVFEQAGVNFSHVHGDAMPASATAHRPELAGRSFEAMGVSLVVHPRNPYVPTSHANVRFFIAEKPGADPVWWFGGGFDLTPFYGFEEDAVHWHRTARDLCAPFGDDVYPRYKKWCDDYFYLKHRQEARGIGGLFFDDLNTPDFNTCFAFMQAVGDGYLEAYLPIVERRKALPWGEREREFQLYRRGRYVEFNLVWDRGTLFGLQTGGRTESILMSMPPLVRWEYGYQPEENSPEAALYRDFLPVRDWVK; encoded by the coding sequence ATGGCACCCGATATTCAGCGCGTAAAAGCTTTCCTGCTCGATTTACAGGACCGTATCTGCCAGCAACTGGCGGCGGTCGATGGCGACCATTTCGTCGAAGACGCCTGGCAGCGCGAAGGCGGCGGCGGCGGACGCAGCCGCGTGCTGCGCGACGGCGTGGTGTTTGAGCAGGCGGGCGTGAACTTCTCCCATGTGCATGGCGACGCCATGCCCGCGTCCGCCACGGCGCACCGCCCGGAGCTGGCAGGCCGCAGCTTTGAGGCGATGGGCGTGTCGCTGGTCGTGCATCCGCGCAACCCGTATGTGCCGACCAGCCACGCCAACGTGCGCTTTTTCATTGCCGAAAAACCGGGCGCCGATCCGGTCTGGTGGTTTGGCGGCGGCTTTGATTTAACGCCGTTTTACGGCTTTGAAGAGGACGCCGTGCACTGGCACCGCACCGCGCGGGATCTCTGCGCGCCTTTCGGCGATGACGTCTACCCGCGTTATAAAAAGTGGTGCGACGACTACTTCTATCTGAAGCATCGCCAGGAAGCGCGCGGCATCGGCGGGCTGTTCTTTGACGATCTGAACACGCCCGATTTCAACACCTGCTTTGCGTTTATGCAGGCGGTGGGCGACGGCTATCTCGAGGCTTATCTGCCCATCGTGGAGCGCCGTAAAGCGCTGCCCTGGGGCGAGCGCGAGCGCGAATTCCAGCTTTATCGTCGCGGCCGCTATGTAGAGTTCAACCTGGTGTGGGACCGCGGCACGCTGTTTGGCCTGCAAACCGGCGGGCGCACCGAGTCGATACTGATGTCGATGCCGCCGCTGGTGCGCTGGGAATATGGCTATCAGCCGGAAGAAAACAGCCCGGAAGCAGCGCTGTACCGCGATTTCCTGCCGGTGCGCGACTGGGTGAAATAA
- the mtnA gene encoding S-methyl-5-thioribose-1-phosphate isomerase encodes MQTLQTTSLRVVDNKLWILDQQALPQQKNWLPADNTEALVGHIHALRVRGAPLIGLSASLLLALLAEHGMTRDALGQALEVLRAARPTAVNLMNNLDRMKQALTQPDFVAALSAEALRLVQEDRELCERIARAGSELVTPGSRLLTHCNTGGLATAGVGTALGVIARAHEAGKVANVWVDETRPLLQGGRLTAWELGELGVPYQLITDSMAASLMAQGQVDAVWVGADRIAANGDVANKIGTYSLAVLAKFHNVPFYVAAPQTTLDPACPNGAAIPIEQRAAAEVTGVAGSFGAVQWAPEDARVYNPAFDVTPAALISGWVLDSGVVTPEDVANGRFAG; translated from the coding sequence ATGCAGACACTTCAGACGACCAGCCTGCGGGTGGTGGATAACAAGCTCTGGATCCTCGACCAGCAGGCGCTACCGCAGCAGAAAAACTGGCTGCCCGCCGATAATACAGAGGCGCTGGTGGGGCACATTCACGCGCTGCGGGTGCGCGGCGCGCCGTTGATTGGGCTTTCGGCAAGCCTGTTGCTGGCATTGCTGGCCGAACATGGCATGACGCGCGACGCGCTTGGCCAGGCGCTGGAAGTACTGCGTGCGGCACGCCCGACGGCGGTGAACCTGATGAACAATCTCGACCGCATGAAACAGGCGCTCACGCAGCCGGATTTCGTGGCGGCGCTGAGCGCGGAAGCCTTACGCCTGGTGCAGGAAGATCGCGAGCTGTGCGAGCGCATCGCGCGCGCCGGGAGTGAACTCGTGACGCCGGGCAGCCGCCTGCTTACCCACTGCAATACCGGCGGGCTGGCGACGGCGGGCGTCGGCACGGCGCTGGGCGTGATTGCGCGCGCGCATGAAGCGGGCAAAGTGGCGAACGTCTGGGTCGATGAAACCCGGCCGCTGTTGCAGGGCGGGCGTTTAACCGCCTGGGAGCTTGGCGAGCTTGGCGTGCCGTATCAGCTGATCACCGATTCGATGGCGGCGAGCCTGATGGCGCAGGGGCAGGTGGACGCCGTCTGGGTGGGCGCGGATCGCATCGCGGCCAATGGCGACGTGGCGAATAAAATCGGCACCTATTCGCTTGCCGTACTGGCGAAATTTCACAACGTGCCGTTTTACGTGGCGGCCCCGCAGACCACGCTCGATCCGGCGTGCCCGAACGGCGCGGCGATCCCGATTGAGCAGCGCGCAGCGGCGGAAGTGACCGGCGTGGCGGGCAGCTTCGGCGCGGTACAGTGGGCGCCGGAAGACGCGCGCGTCTATAACCCGGCGTTTGACGTGACCCCCGCCGCGCTGATTAGCGGCTGGGTGCTGGACAGCGGCGTGGTGACGCCGGAGGATGTGGCGAACGGGCGTTTCGCCGGGTAA